Proteins from a genomic interval of Alteromonas macleodii ATCC 27126:
- the nudE gene encoding ADP compounds hydrolase NudE — MPKIDPNKPLPQIHSREIVAQSKLFRVERLDLEFSNGATREFERMAGGNRGAVMIVPMLDENTMVLIREYAAGTHSYQLGFPKGLIDPGETAIEAANRELQEEAGFAANDLVELHKVSMAPTFFNANMTIVLARDLYPKQLEGDEPEPLEVIHWPLDEADALLAREDFVEARCIAALFLAQKWFKEQ; from the coding sequence ATGCCAAAAATTGATCCGAACAAACCGTTACCACAAATTCATTCTCGTGAAATCGTTGCGCAAAGCAAACTCTTTAGGGTAGAACGCTTAGACCTTGAGTTTTCGAACGGCGCCACCCGTGAATTCGAGCGGATGGCTGGCGGAAACAGGGGCGCGGTAATGATAGTGCCTATGCTTGATGAAAACACCATGGTGTTAATTCGCGAATATGCAGCCGGCACACATTCGTATCAACTAGGCTTCCCAAAAGGTTTAATAGACCCTGGCGAAACTGCCATTGAAGCTGCTAATCGCGAACTACAAGAAGAGGCAGGCTTCGCGGCCAATGATCTTGTGGAGCTTCATAAGGTCAGCATGGCGCCCACTTTCTTTAACGCCAATATGACCATTGTTTTGGCTCGAGACTTGTATCCAAAGCAACTTGAAGGCGACGAACCTGAGCCTCTTGAGGTGATTCACTGGCCTTTAGATGAAGCAGATGCTTTACTTGCACGAGAAGATTTTGTAGAAGCACGCTGTATAGCCGCGCTGTTTTTAGCTCAAAAGTGGTTTAAGGAACAATAA
- the cysQ gene encoding 3'(2'),5'-bisphosphate nucleotidase CysQ, whose product MPDDAHADLLELAKEIAIEAGEAVLEVYDKGEFDAYQKDDESPVTSADYLANDIINKRLQAATPDIPILSEENKHASLEERKHWPRYWLIDPIDGTQEFIARSGDFAVNIALIENNEPTIGVIFWPPGQSLYYAQKGKGAFKSSPDGDHPISVRKLDDPKNSVVMIAISRRQSREKVLSRMCAKRVYQTLPLGSCSLKACFIAEGKADVFMRIGITGEWDTGASQCIVSEAGGSIAAANFEPLTYNQRHSLENPDFVVMGDQRVPWQDVVQYDDFVNPHQH is encoded by the coding sequence ATGCCCGACGACGCCCATGCCGACCTACTAGAACTTGCGAAAGAAATTGCCATCGAAGCCGGTGAAGCCGTATTAGAAGTATACGATAAAGGGGAGTTTGACGCTTATCAAAAAGACGATGAGTCTCCCGTTACCAGCGCAGATTATTTGGCAAACGATATCATCAACAAGCGCTTACAAGCCGCGACGCCTGATATCCCAATCCTCTCAGAGGAAAACAAACACGCAAGTTTAGAAGAGCGAAAGCATTGGCCTCGATACTGGTTAATCGATCCCATCGACGGAACCCAAGAATTCATTGCTAGAAGCGGTGATTTCGCAGTAAACATTGCGCTAATAGAGAATAATGAGCCGACAATAGGCGTTATTTTTTGGCCGCCAGGGCAGTCGCTATATTACGCCCAGAAAGGCAAAGGTGCGTTTAAGTCATCACCTGATGGTGATCACCCAATAAGCGTACGCAAGCTAGACGACCCTAAAAATAGTGTGGTGATGATTGCAATAAGCCGTCGTCAGTCGAGAGAAAAAGTGCTCAGCAGAATGTGCGCCAAGCGCGTATATCAAACGCTTCCATTGGGAAGCTGTTCCCTGAAAGCCTGCTTTATTGCCGAAGGAAAAGCTGATGTGTTTATGCGCATCGGTATTACCGGCGAATGGGACACTGGCGCATCGCAATGCATTGTTTCTGAAGCGGGTGGGAGTATTGCCGCCGCTAACTTCGAACCTCTTACCTACAATCAGCGTCATTCGCTAGAGAACCCAGATTTTGTGGTAATGGGCGATCAAAGGGTGCCATGGCAAGATGTAGTCCAGTATGATGACTTCGTAAACCCACATCAGCACTAG
- a CDS encoding YceI family protein, with translation MMTTRIRTLSAALLACGLAFPAAADWSIDGETSALHFLSTKNAQVTEVHKFDSFDGTLSDGGKLNVAVDLSSVNTAIDIRNKRMQEMLFNVTKFAQATFEANLPESMMNLKSGQVVNGKVDGILMLHGKAVPTSFAVKASKVNDDTLTVSPRHQR, from the coding sequence ATGATGACTACACGTATTCGCACGTTGTCTGCAGCATTGCTCGCATGTGGGCTAGCATTTCCCGCCGCAGCCGATTGGTCAATAGACGGCGAAACAAGTGCACTACACTTCTTATCGACGAAGAATGCACAAGTCACCGAAGTACATAAGTTTGATAGCTTTGATGGTACGCTGTCTGACGGTGGCAAACTTAACGTGGCAGTTGACTTATCGTCAGTGAATACAGCCATTGATATTCGCAACAAGCGAATGCAAGAGATGCTGTTCAACGTGACCAAGTTTGCACAAGCGACATTTGAGGCCAACTTGCCTGAGTCGATGATGAACCTGAAATCGGGCCAAGTTGTTAACGGGAAGGTAGACGGTATTTTGATGTTGCACGGAAAAGCCGTTCCTACGTCATTTGCTGTTAAAGCAAGTAAAGTAAACGACGATACGCTTACCGTATCACCACGTCACCAACGTTAA
- the mdoH gene encoding glucans biosynthesis glucosyltransferase MdoH, which yields MSTNQNNRACAAVSDEAKAVPQVKSDGTARASHFILKGEHMRLFIMAMLVIPSTALAGWSLYEIFLPNGLTNLEIAQLGLGLTLFAWLCMAFWTGIIGFFLQLFNVDPLSLCRNQTPPDATTPLTQKHAVVMPVYNEDTRRIMVGFEACIRELMESDNSSKFDFFMLSDTRDMEKADAELRAFTRLKKRLGAFSSQVFYRRREQNLHRKVGNLKEFCERWGANYESMIVLDADSVMTGERMQDLARRIEQNPDTALVQTIPMPVRQNTFFGRFVQFAAHLYSPMLATGLSFWQTDSANYWGHNAIIRIAPFMQHCGLPTLEGRAPFGGEILSHDFVEAALLRRAGWQAYLLTDTTGSYEEVPSNIVDYAIRDRRWVQGNIQHLGLLNVKGLKMANRLHFLFGAFAYISSLILFCMLALGTADALIRATSVPEFFVSEYQLFPSWQVARQDMMMVTMWGTAALLFLPKLLGITLALIKRRGEFGGAWSLLKGAAIELTMAVLIAPLMMFYHSYFVISVFVGHSVKWEAQEREGRKVPWKVAIKHTQIMSCLAVAWGVTTFYFTPSLFMWLLPVLVGMVLAAPVIRLTSSDKLGIAMRKWGVFVIDQEVNECKALKRLRVAMGYFAISQHKAEVPALPDNVWQSMPEQVLSQKPLPMRHRLPNSA from the coding sequence ATGTCTACCAACCAAAATAATCGCGCTTGCGCAGCGGTATCGGACGAGGCTAAAGCCGTGCCTCAGGTTAAAAGTGATGGCACTGCACGTGCTTCACATTTCATCTTAAAAGGAGAGCATATGCGTTTGTTTATCATGGCAATGCTAGTTATTCCAAGCACGGCACTGGCCGGTTGGAGTTTGTACGAAATCTTTTTACCTAACGGCCTTACCAACCTAGAGATTGCACAGCTGGGGTTGGGGCTAACCCTGTTCGCATGGTTGTGTATGGCGTTTTGGACAGGCATTATCGGTTTCTTTTTACAGCTTTTTAACGTCGACCCGTTGAGCTTGTGCAGAAATCAAACGCCTCCTGATGCTACTACTCCATTAACGCAAAAGCACGCCGTGGTCATGCCGGTTTATAACGAAGATACCCGCCGTATTATGGTGGGGTTTGAAGCTTGTATTCGCGAATTAATGGAAAGTGACAACAGTTCTAAATTCGACTTTTTCATGCTCAGCGACACCCGCGATATGGAAAAAGCGGATGCAGAGCTACGTGCCTTTACCCGTTTGAAAAAGCGTTTAGGTGCCTTCTCTAGTCAAGTGTTTTATCGTCGTCGCGAACAAAACCTGCACAGAAAAGTGGGTAACCTTAAAGAGTTTTGTGAACGCTGGGGTGCAAACTACGAGTCAATGATTGTATTAGATGCCGACAGCGTAATGACTGGAGAGCGCATGCAAGACTTGGCGCGTCGTATTGAGCAAAACCCTGATACGGCGTTAGTGCAGACCATTCCAATGCCGGTACGTCAAAACACCTTCTTTGGTCGTTTTGTGCAGTTTGCTGCTCATCTTTACAGCCCAATGTTGGCGACAGGTCTATCGTTTTGGCAAACAGACAGTGCAAACTATTGGGGGCACAATGCCATTATTCGTATTGCACCATTTATGCAGCACTGCGGGCTACCTACCCTTGAAGGGCGCGCGCCTTTTGGCGGTGAAATTTTAAGTCATGACTTTGTTGAGGCTGCCCTACTGCGCCGTGCTGGCTGGCAGGCCTACTTGCTTACCGACACCACGGGCAGCTATGAAGAAGTGCCAAGTAACATTGTTGACTACGCAATTCGCGACCGTCGTTGGGTGCAGGGCAACATACAGCATTTAGGGTTATTGAACGTTAAAGGTCTTAAAATGGCAAACCGCCTGCACTTCTTATTTGGTGCGTTTGCGTACATCTCTTCACTCATACTATTTTGCATGTTGGCGCTAGGCACAGCAGATGCGTTAATTCGCGCCACATCGGTGCCGGAGTTCTTCGTGTCTGAATACCAGCTGTTCCCTAGTTGGCAGGTAGCGCGCCAAGACATGATGATGGTAACCATGTGGGGTACGGCGGCCTTATTATTCTTGCCTAAACTTCTCGGTATTACTTTAGCTTTAATAAAACGTCGTGGCGAATTTGGTGGCGCGTGGTCTTTGCTTAAAGGGGCAGCAATTGAATTAACTATGGCCGTGCTTATTGCGCCGCTAATGATGTTCTATCACAGTTATTTTGTAATTAGCGTTTTTGTTGGCCACTCTGTTAAATGGGAAGCGCAAGAGCGTGAAGGGCGCAAAGTGCCATGGAAAGTTGCAATTAAACACACGCAAATTATGAGCTGTTTAGCGGTAGCGTGGGGCGTAACTACCTTCTACTTCACCCCGTCGCTATTTATGTGGTTGTTACCCGTATTAGTAGGCATGGTGTTAGCGGCGCCGGTTATCCGCTTAACAAGCAGCGATAAGCTGGGCATAGCCATGCGTAAGTGGGGCGTGTTTGTCATTGACCAGGAAGTGAATGAGTGTAAAGCACTTAAGCGTTTACGCGTTGCAATGGGGTATTTCGCTATATCACAGCACAAGGCAGAAGTACCTGCGCTTCCTGATAACGTGTGGCAGAGCATGCCAGAGCAAGTACTAAGTCAAAAGCCTTTGCCTATGCGTCACAGGCTTCCTAACAGCGCATAA
- a CDS encoding glucan biosynthesis protein encodes MAKPVSIFGKDLQTNVRQRNKLSHLLLAMSSVIALFAFHQAGAVEVNNDNQPQKASPVLQSIIDAARQSATESYEQDDHGLNSKLKEIDYTTYRSIRFKPEQSLWHDENDYELQFFHPGFLYEYPVTIHTIGESNKPERLAFNSDMFNYDGSASGLAGLTDEKSGFAGFRVHYPIKNEEYKDEFAVFLGASYFRLVGKNQVYGISARGLAIDTALAKGEEFPHFTEFWVIEPSEGKPITVYARLESPSVAGAYKFVIQPDIDTSVKVESWLFARDDVSKLGIAPFTSMFLYGENTEKRHDDYRPEVHDSDGVLMVTHAGEEIWRPLTNPARLQVTSLSDANPKGFGMLQRDGEWDNYLDAEANYHIRPGLWVTPEAGFEKGRLEVVEIPTKSEIHDNIVAFWTPEKPFNSGESLYFAYELKTVEQNPFVSELASVVRTRQGKAVLPGDEFKNDSLNTTRQFSVDFSAPSAIAFDNESMKLVVQGTNGTISQQRLYPVADGQEWRATFFVKPKEKQTVDMRAYIEKDGKRVSEVWNYVYQPK; translated from the coding sequence ATGGCTAAGCCAGTTTCGATTTTCGGTAAAGATTTACAAACGAATGTGCGTCAGCGCAATAAGCTGTCACACCTTCTTTTAGCGATGAGCAGTGTCATCGCATTATTTGCGTTTCATCAAGCCGGTGCAGTTGAGGTTAACAACGATAATCAGCCTCAAAAAGCATCGCCGGTTCTTCAGTCAATTATTGATGCTGCACGCCAGTCAGCGACAGAGAGCTACGAGCAGGACGATCACGGGTTAAACAGCAAGCTTAAAGAAATTGACTACACTACGTATCGTTCAATTCGCTTCAAGCCCGAGCAGAGTCTTTGGCATGACGAGAATGACTACGAACTGCAGTTTTTTCACCCGGGTTTTTTATATGAATACCCCGTCACTATCCACACTATTGGTGAAAGCAATAAGCCTGAACGCCTAGCGTTCAACAGTGACATGTTCAACTACGACGGGTCTGCGTCGGGGTTAGCTGGGCTAACGGACGAAAAGTCAGGCTTTGCTGGATTTCGCGTTCACTACCCTATCAAGAACGAAGAGTACAAAGACGAATTTGCTGTATTTTTGGGGGCATCGTACTTCCGTCTTGTAGGTAAAAATCAAGTGTACGGTATCTCTGCACGAGGTCTTGCGATTGATACGGCGCTAGCCAAAGGCGAAGAGTTCCCCCACTTCACTGAGTTCTGGGTCATAGAACCGAGTGAGGGTAAACCTATTACTGTTTATGCGCGTCTTGAAAGCCCTTCTGTAGCGGGCGCGTACAAATTTGTTATACAGCCTGATATTGATACCAGCGTTAAAGTAGAGAGTTGGTTATTTGCCAGAGATGACGTGAGCAAGCTAGGCATTGCACCATTTACCAGTATGTTCTTGTATGGCGAGAACACAGAAAAGCGTCATGACGACTATCGTCCAGAGGTGCATGATAGTGACGGTGTGCTCATGGTAACTCACGCTGGTGAAGAAATTTGGCGTCCACTGACTAATCCTGCACGCCTTCAAGTCACGTCACTTAGCGACGCAAACCCTAAAGGATTCGGCATGCTTCAACGCGACGGCGAATGGGATAATTACCTCGACGCAGAGGCCAATTACCATATACGCCCAGGGCTATGGGTGACGCCAGAAGCTGGTTTTGAAAAAGGCCGATTAGAAGTCGTCGAAATTCCAACTAAATCCGAAATACACGACAATATCGTGGCTTTTTGGACGCCTGAAAAGCCATTCAATTCGGGCGAATCACTGTATTTCGCTTACGAGCTTAAAACCGTAGAACAAAATCCGTTTGTCAGTGAACTGGCCTCAGTAGTACGTACCCGCCAAGGCAAGGCTGTGTTGCCGGGTGACGAGTTTAAAAACGACAGTCTAAATACGACACGACAGTTCAGCGTGGACTTCAGCGCGCCTTCTGCCATTGCTTTTGATAACGAGTCGATGAAGTTGGTGGTACAGGGTACTAACGGCACGATTTCTCAGCAGCGACTTTACCCCGTTGCTGATGGACAAGAGTGGCGGGCCACCTTCTTTGTTAAGCCGAAAGAAAAGCAGACGGTAGATATGCGCGCTTACATAGAGAAAGACGGTAAACGTGTGAGTGAGGTTTGGAATTATGTCTACCAACCAAAATAA
- a CDS encoding outer membrane beta-barrel protein, whose protein sequence is MRKSFTLIAAALTAATLPLTAMADKPDWRYVEGGYTKMDFDDNESFEPDGLTVNGKYLLNSNWYLNGEYSFFEEGNFDFDMLTLGAGYRLPVNAKTDAYFGANLERIDGDVNDETGYSINAGLRSMITEQVELAGEVGYYDVDDGEATFRVGANYYITPQWAVGANYRIIDDLDIMQVTARYAF, encoded by the coding sequence ATGCGTAAATCATTCACACTTATTGCAGCAGCACTAACTGCGGCAACACTTCCTCTTACAGCTATGGCCGACAAGCCTGACTGGCGTTACGTAGAAGGTGGTTACACCAAAATGGACTTTGACGACAATGAGTCTTTTGAACCAGACGGTTTAACCGTTAACGGTAAATACCTATTGAACAGCAACTGGTACCTAAACGGCGAGTATAGCTTCTTTGAAGAGGGCAACTTTGACTTTGATATGCTGACACTAGGTGCGGGTTACCGTTTACCTGTTAACGCGAAAACAGACGCGTATTTTGGTGCCAACTTAGAGCGTATCGACGGTGATGTAAACGATGAAACAGGTTACAGCATTAATGCTGGCCTTCGCTCGATGATCACAGAGCAGGTAGAGCTGGCGGGTGAAGTTGGCTACTACGATGTAGACGATGGTGAAGCGACATTTAGAGTAGGCGCTAACTATTACATCACGCCACAATGGGCTGTGGGTGCAAACTACAGAATCATTGATGATTTAGACATTATGCAGGTAACTGCACGTTACGCGTTTTAA
- a CDS encoding YheU family protein: protein MIIPIDALEADTLYSLAESFVLREGTDYGAEEVALDVKVQQVLNRLKSGEAVLVYSELHESVDIKRKEDIEPSEAEEQ from the coding sequence ATGATAATCCCCATTGACGCGCTAGAAGCCGATACGCTTTATAGCTTGGCTGAGTCTTTTGTTCTGCGAGAGGGCACGGACTACGGCGCTGAAGAAGTTGCGCTAGATGTGAAAGTGCAGCAAGTGTTAAACAGACTTAAATCGGGTGAGGCGGTGCTGGTCTATTCAGAGCTTCATGAAAGTGTAGATATCAAAAGAAAAGAAGATATTGAGCCAAGCGAAGCTGAAGAACAATAG
- a CDS encoding hydrolase: MSKSALSHGKIIKSSFKVPGWAKNRHVQTIWPRFIQKRLPLSYDMERLTLPDDDFVDVAWGPKPQETSGIVVMFHGLEGSIKSHYANDMMAQLSVNGWQVVMMHYRGCSGVPNLKARAYHSGETEDPSFFLEWLHDKFPRIPKVAIGFSLGGNMLLKLLGENPAQKWLKAAIAISSPLKLSECAKSINQGFSRVYQKYLLTSMKDTLRKKMEYIDYRKLIQLTKTDVEEITSFTQFDEKITAPLHGFADAQDYYEKCSAYHFLSAIHCPTLVLHSIDDPFMNHLIVPKEEELARNVTVELSERGGHVGFMQGSILNPKVWLHERVKRFVSEALPVNTTCRYVSR; encoded by the coding sequence ATGAGTAAATCAGCGCTATCGCATGGAAAGATAATAAAAAGCAGCTTTAAGGTGCCAGGGTGGGCGAAGAACCGTCATGTGCAAACCATATGGCCGCGTTTTATTCAAAAGCGGTTGCCTTTGTCTTACGACATGGAGCGTCTCACATTACCCGATGACGACTTCGTCGATGTGGCGTGGGGGCCAAAACCGCAGGAAACATCGGGTATCGTGGTGATGTTTCATGGTTTAGAAGGCAGCATTAAGTCGCATTACGCGAACGATATGATGGCTCAATTGTCAGTGAATGGTTGGCAGGTGGTGATGATGCACTATCGCGGCTGTAGCGGCGTGCCAAATTTAAAAGCGCGGGCGTATCACAGTGGAGAAACAGAAGACCCCAGCTTTTTCTTAGAGTGGCTTCACGATAAATTTCCACGAATTCCTAAAGTGGCCATCGGCTTTTCCCTTGGCGGCAACATGCTATTGAAACTGTTGGGCGAAAACCCTGCGCAAAAGTGGCTTAAGGCAGCGATTGCCATTTCTTCACCTCTTAAACTTTCTGAATGCGCTAAATCAATTAACCAGGGTTTTTCTCGCGTATATCAAAAGTATTTACTTACTAGCATGAAGGATACGCTGCGTAAGAAAATGGAGTACATCGATTATCGCAAGCTTATACAGCTAACAAAAACTGATGTGGAAGAGATCACCAGCTTTACCCAATTCGACGAGAAGATCACAGCGCCGCTTCACGGCTTTGCAGACGCTCAAGACTACTATGAAAAGTGTAGTGCGTATCACTTTTTAAGCGCGATCCACTGTCCTACACTGGTATTGCATAGCATTGATGACCCCTTTATGAATCACTTAATTGTGCCTAAGGAAGAAGAGCTTGCGCGCAACGTTACCGTGGAGCTAAGTGAACGAGGCGGTCACGTTGGGTTCATGCAAGGTTCTATATTAAATCCTAAAGTATGGCTGCACGAACGGGTGAAGCGTTTTGTAAGTGAAGCCTTACCTGTAAATACTACGTGTCGTTATGTCAGCCGCTAA
- a CDS encoding TIGR02444 family protein, with protein MTMPTPNIENRAFWEYSVSRYTKGDMAPLALLLQDNHKVNVNVLLLICWCLENNVIINLPQLKAVIAASSATEEKLQYHRARRKAASPEKGGDQAEYDALKAQELELERQQQHDIVASFNEQPVTHLGQGQSVSSNVFNASIAAFINAYGLRDNNEARQLVSLVVNQLS; from the coding sequence ATGACAATGCCAACGCCTAATATCGAAAACCGCGCGTTTTGGGAGTATAGCGTTTCTCGCTATACCAAAGGTGATATGGCTCCCCTTGCGCTTTTACTGCAAGACAACCACAAGGTTAATGTAAACGTTCTCTTGCTGATTTGCTGGTGTTTAGAGAATAATGTCATCATTAATTTGCCACAGCTTAAGGCAGTGATTGCGGCATCAAGTGCGACCGAAGAAAAGTTACAGTATCACCGTGCAAGGCGAAAGGCTGCGAGCCCCGAAAAAGGCGGAGACCAAGCAGAATATGACGCACTCAAAGCACAAGAGCTAGAGCTTGAAAGACAGCAGCAGCACGATATTGTTGCGTCGTTCAATGAGCAGCCAGTCACGCATCTGGGGCAAGGGCAATCTGTATCGTCTAACGTATTTAACGCGTCTATCGCAGCGTTTATAAATGCATACGGACTGCGAGACAACAACGAGGCGCGCCAACTAGTGAGCCTAGTGGTTAACCAACTATCGTAA
- a CDS encoding ATP-binding cassette domain-containing protein, with product MIKLSNVSLLRGRKMLLEEASAQVFPGHKVALIGSNGCGKSTLFALLRSELSVDAGDCSVPNDWRIVSVAQETPATDRTAIDYVVDGDKHLRNLQAQLEAAEKSGDGVKIGQIHGQLEQAGAYDVEARAATILSGLGFTNVQLSAPVSDFSGGWRMRLNLAQALLCPSDLLLLDEPTNHLDLDAVIWLEKWLQRYAGTLLLISHDKAFIDNTVAQIISVEQQKLITYTGNYSSYETQRAERIRLQNIEYEKQQQKVAHLNSFITRFKAKASKAKQAQSRIKQLEKMETLLPAHMASPFSFSFAPPSALPNPLVQMEKIQLGYDDHIVLQQVKLNLVPGSRIGLLGRNGQGKSTLIKLLAGVHAPKQGIFNTAKGLKIGYFAQHQLETLDANATPLLHLQRIDEKATEQRLRDYLGGFGFNGDEALAPVAPMSGGEKARLVLALIVYQKPNLLLLDEPTNHLDLEMRHALNIALQGFEGAMVLVSHDRFLLSSVCEDFYLVDSGEVEPFKGDLDDYRDWILKQQAAEKAKANSDAKNEEQQETGAQSKPERKLDRKEEKRREAEFRQRVAPLKKAIEKHEKAMEKCGAALAEVEASLADTSLYSEDKKAQLMGLLDKQTQLKQQLEEEEMAWLDAQEQIELKREEYDNANA from the coding sequence ATGATAAAGCTTTCAAATGTATCGCTACTTCGCGGTCGCAAAATGTTGCTAGAAGAGGCGTCGGCGCAGGTTTTTCCAGGCCACAAAGTAGCGCTGATTGGCAGCAACGGCTGCGGAAAGTCCACGCTTTTTGCACTGCTGAGAAGTGAGTTAAGTGTCGATGCTGGCGACTGCAGCGTACCGAATGACTGGCGAATTGTAAGCGTGGCACAGGAAACGCCAGCAACTGACCGGACCGCGATAGACTATGTGGTGGACGGTGACAAACATTTACGTAATCTACAGGCGCAATTAGAAGCCGCTGAAAAAAGCGGCGACGGTGTAAAGATTGGCCAAATTCACGGGCAGCTCGAGCAAGCGGGAGCATACGACGTGGAAGCTCGCGCAGCGACCATTCTGTCGGGTCTTGGGTTTACCAATGTGCAGTTAAGCGCACCAGTTAGCGATTTTTCAGGTGGCTGGCGTATGCGCTTAAACCTAGCTCAAGCGCTGCTTTGTCCTTCAGACTTACTGCTGCTTGATGAACCTACTAACCACTTAGACTTAGACGCCGTTATTTGGCTAGAGAAATGGCTTCAACGCTATGCGGGAACGCTGTTGCTGATTTCTCACGATAAAGCCTTTATCGACAACACGGTTGCGCAAATTATCAGTGTTGAACAACAGAAGCTTATCACCTACACCGGTAACTACTCGTCTTACGAAACCCAGCGCGCTGAACGTATTCGCTTGCAAAACATTGAATATGAAAAGCAGCAGCAAAAAGTAGCGCACCTCAATTCGTTTATTACCCGGTTTAAAGCTAAAGCGAGTAAAGCTAAGCAAGCGCAAAGTCGTATTAAGCAGTTGGAGAAAATGGAAACCTTGTTGCCAGCCCATATGGCAAGCCCATTTAGCTTTTCTTTTGCGCCGCCGTCGGCACTGCCAAACCCGCTTGTGCAAATGGAAAAGATACAGCTGGGTTACGACGACCATATTGTGCTGCAACAGGTGAAACTCAATTTAGTACCTGGCAGCAGAATAGGTCTTCTAGGTCGAAACGGGCAGGGTAAGTCTACGCTAATCAAACTATTGGCGGGTGTGCATGCGCCAAAGCAAGGTATCTTTAATACCGCAAAAGGCTTAAAGATTGGTTACTTTGCTCAGCATCAGTTAGAAACATTAGATGCTAACGCTACTCCGCTTCTTCATTTGCAACGCATTGACGAAAAAGCCACCGAGCAGCGACTTCGCGACTATCTGGGCGGATTTGGATTTAATGGCGATGAAGCGTTAGCGCCCGTGGCACCTATGTCGGGCGGTGAAAAGGCGCGCTTAGTATTGGCGTTAATTGTTTATCAGAAGCCTAACTTATTGCTGCTGGATGAGCCTACCAACCACTTAGATTTGGAAATGCGCCATGCGCTAAATATCGCGCTTCAAGGTTTTGAAGGCGCCATGGTACTGGTCTCGCACGACCGCTTCTTACTCTCCTCGGTATGTGAGGATTTCTATTTGGTAGACAGTGGCGAAGTTGAACCATTTAAAGGCGACTTGGACGACTATCGCGACTGGATTTTAAAACAGCAGGCAGCGGAAAAAGCTAAGGCCAACAGCGACGCCAAAAACGAAGAGCAACAAGAGACTGGCGCGCAGAGTAAGCCGGAACGCAAATTAGATCGTAAAGAAGAAAAACGCCGTGAAGCCGAGTTTAGGCAAAGGGTTGCGCCACTTAAAAAAGCCATTGAAAAACACGAAAAAGCCATGGAAAAATGTGGTGCTGCTTTGGCTGAGGTGGAAGCGTCACTTGCCGATACTTCGCTTTACAGCGAAGACAAAAAGGCGCAGCTTATGGGCCTACTCGACAAGCAAACTCAACTTAAGCAACAGCTTGAGGAAGAAGAGATGGCATGGCTGGATGCCCAAGAGCAAATTGAGTTAAAACGAGAAGAGTATGACAATGCCAACGCCTAA
- a CDS encoding YheV family putative zinc ribbon protein, with the protein MSKRVKRRFVAGATCPKCQELDTISLYFENNVEKLECVACGYNEAQTDEKVSAATRSNENVIGIFKPH; encoded by the coding sequence ATGTCAAAACGTGTAAAACGCCGCTTTGTTGCAGGGGCTACGTGCCCAAAATGCCAAGAGCTAGATACGATTTCGTTATATTTTGAAAATAACGTAGAAAAGTTGGAGTGCGTTGCGTGTGGATACAATGAAGCGCAAACTGATGAAAAGGTGAGTGCCGCCACACGCTCAAACGAAAATGTGATTGGCATCTTTAAACCGCACTAA